The Anas platyrhynchos isolate ZD024472 breed Pekin duck chromosome 3, IASCAAS_PekinDuck_T2T, whole genome shotgun sequence genome includes a window with the following:
- the SERTAD2 gene encoding SERTA domain-containing protein 2, giving the protein MLGKGGKRKFDEHEDGLEGKVVSPTDGPSKVSYTLQRQTIFNISLMKLYNHRPLTEPSLQKTVLINNMLRRIQEELKQEGSLRPVFVTASQPTDPLSDNFREAQPAFSHLASQPLLPTDFVSTTPLESCLTPASLLEDDTFCTSPAVQHDGPTKLPPPALQPVKDSFSSALDEIEELCPAPTSAEAVAVAADAAAADSKAHPNESSAQKPEGVAESRAAESKLMDSLPGNFEITTSTGFLTDLTLDDILFADIDTSMYDFDPCTSATGAASKMAPVSADELLKTLAPYSSQPVTPNQPFKMDLTELDHIMEVLVGS; this is encoded by the coding sequence ATGttggggaaaggaggaaagcggAAGTTTGACGAGCATGAAGATGGGTTGGAAGGCAAAGTGGTGTCTCCTACTGACGGTCCCTCTAAGGTGTCTTACACCTTACAGCGTCAGACTATCTTCAACATTTCCCTTATGAAACTTTATAACCACAGGCCATTAACCGAGCCGAGCTTGCAAAAGACAGTTTTAATTAACAACATGTTGAGGCGAATCCAGGAAGAACTCAAACAAGAAGGCAGCTTGAGGCCCGTGTTTGTGACGGCTTCGCAGCCCACCGACCCTCTCAGCGACAACTTCCGCGAGGCCCAGCCGGCGTTCAGCCATCTcgcctcccagcccctgctccccactgACTTCGTAAGCACTACGCCCCTGGAGTCTTGCCTCACCCCGGCCTCGTTGCTCGAGGACGACACTTTTTGCACTTCCCCGGCTGTCCAGCACGATGGTCCGACGAAACTACCACCTCCTGCTCTCCAACCAGTCAAGGACAGCTTCTCCTCAGCCTTGGACGAAATCGAGGAGCTTTGTCCCGCACCTACCTCCGCAGAGGCAGTAGCAGTAGCAGCCGACGCAGCCGCCGCCGACTCCAAAGCCCACCCCAACGAGTCCAGCGCGCAAAAGCCCGAGGGCGTCGCGGAGAGCAGAGCGGCCGAATCCAAACTCATGGACTCGCTGCCTGGCAACTTCGAGATCACGACTTCCACAGGTTTCCTCACAGACTTGACCCTGGATGACATTCTGTTCGCTGACATTGACACGTCCATGTATGATTTTGACCCCTGCACGTCTGCCACGGGGGCTGCCTCCAAAATGGCTCCCGTCTCAGCAGATGAGCTCCTAAAAACGCTCGCGCCATACAGCAGTCAGCCAGTAACTCCAAATCAGCCTTTCAAAATGGACCTCACAGAACTGGATCACATCATGGAGGTGCTTGTTGGGtcttaa